DNA from Microvirga ossetica:
GAAGACGCATTATCCGGCTCCGTAAAGGGCATTATCGGAACTTCGTGCTCGTCGGATCTAGGGCGCGTACTCACAAATCGAGCTTGATCAGCGCAGCGAACAGCATCCTCTCGGTGGTAACGTCGAGTGTTTTTGGAAATGGACGCTACCGCGCGCGCTGGAAATCCATGACACGATTATCCGCGCGTAGCTCATCCAAGGTTTTGCCGAAACAGTCGACGACGCCTGGCCGATTGGTGGGAGCTACCACGACACCTTTGGCATTCACCGTCGCTGTAAGTCTTCCGACCCCTTCGTAGACGGCATCGCCATTCGCGTTGACACTTCTGAGATAAGCGATGCGCCAGCTCTGAGCCTTTGGATCGTAGCAGGTGACAGCTAGTGGAAGATTGGAAGGAAATGTTTGGGCGGTTGCCGTCGCAAGGGTCAGGATCACTCCAGGAACGGCAATCAGTAATGGAATCTTGAGCATGTGAGAATCCTCTCCACAGCCAGTTGGCGTCATCACGCCCACTTGGCGAACACTGTTGTGGACCGCTTCTCCCGAATAGTCGAGGTCCGGATTTGAGATTGATGTTACTATCCAGACCGGTGCTGATGTTGCGAATAACTCAGCCTGCCTTGCTGATAATTACATCTGCGCCATTCGGCAGACGCTTGCCGGAACGGGTGTCGGCCTGAAGCAGTCAGGAGACCGACCCGCCTGGTCTCATAGCGCTTGAACGAAGAATAGTTGATGGAGGCGGACATGAAGCTCCTGATCGCGTTATCGGCACTCTTGGCTGGGTTCGTAGCCGCAAGCACCGAAGAGGCCCGCGCTGTGGTTTACTGCCAGTACGTCAATTATCCTGTCGGTTGCGTCGTAAGACCCGGCGTCGTGCTGCGGCCGCGGCCGGTCGCGCGTGCCGTGGCAACCCCAGGCGTCGGTGCCCCAGGCGTCGGAGTGCGGCCGGGAACACCAATGAACCGTGGCGGTCCAGTCAATCGAGCGGGCAGACGCTGAGAGCTCTTGTTCTGATGTGTCCAGCGCTCCTGCCCCATCGCCCGCGCAAGGAGCGCCAAGAGCGGACATTCAGCCTTCGGCAAGATTGCGGGATCAGCTACATCAGGGCCAAGTTTCGCAGTGGCGTCGTCAGCGCTGCACACACCCGGATCGGCACCTTCCATCGTCCTATTGCATTGTCCAGGACGCTATCGCTGGAGCCGGATGGGTCCATGGTGACAAGCCGGACACGATCACGGAAACCGCAACACGAAGAGCGTTTGTCGGCGGGTCGTCCTGATCCCGGTTTTACGTTTCACAGTGGTCCACGCCCAAACGAGCATCAGCGCCGCAGAACCAAACGGGAGGAAACAACCATGAAGACAAAAACTATCATCGCCGCCGCGCTCGTCCTCTCTTCCGCCTGCGCCTCCGACTCCGCGTGGGCGCAGGAAAAGACCCCCGGCTACAACACCAAGATACCGCCAGAGATCATGACGCCCGACACGGTGGACACGCGGATCGGCACGCTCAAGTTCGTCGATGGGTTCCCGACCAAAGAGACGAGCCAGAAAGTCTACGACCACCTTGATTTCCTCCGTGGCGTCGAGGTGTTTCTCACCCTCATGCCAGCCGCTTCCATGGAAGCAATCCGACGGGGATCCGTCGAACTGGGAGCCACGACCTCGAGCCACGTGATCATCTTCGACCAGTTGATGGACTCGAACCCGCTGTTCCTCACGGGCAATACCGACACCGTTTACGCCACGGCAATGCTCGATCTCGAAACAGACGGACCGACCGTTGTGGAGATTCCGCCGGACAGCGGACCCGGCACCGTGAACGACGCCTTCTTCCGCTTCGTGGTGGACATGGGCCCCCCGGGGCCGGACAAAGGAAAAGGCGGCAAATACCTGATCCTCCCTTCGGGCTACAAGGGTGAGGTGCCCGCCGGCTACTTCGTGGCGCGATCGCCGTCTCATGTGCAGTGGTTGATCCTGCGGGGGTTCCTGGTGGACGGCAAACCGGATGCCGCCAGCAAGCTGTTCAGGGAGGGCGTGAAGATATATCCGCTCGCGAAGGCAGATAACCCGCCAGCGATGCAGTTCATCAATGGCTCCACGAAGCCCTTCAACACGATCCACGCGAATACCGACGCGTTCTATGAGGAACTCGCGCACGTGCTCGCGAAGGAGCCGGTTGACCTGTTTGATCCGGAACTGCGCGGCCTCGCGGCCAGCATCGGTCTGCGCAAGGACAAGCCGTTCGCCCCCGATGCGCGTATGAAGGCGATCCTGAAGGATGCTGCCGCCGTGGCCAACGCGACCTCGCGGGCCATCGCCTTTCAGACCCGCGACCCGGAGGCGTACCTCTACAAGAACAGCCAATGGAAAACACTGTTGATCGGAGGCGACTACCAGTGGCTGATAGAGGGTGGGAAGGGCGGGCGCAATCTGGACGCTCGCACGGACTACTTCTACCAAGCGACGCTGAACACTCCAGCGATGGTGGCGAAGACTCCCGGTGTAGGCTCGCAATATGCCTACGCCAATCAGGAAAAGGACGGCAATTACCTGGACGGCGCAAAAAACTACAAGCTGAACATCCCGGGTAAGGTGCCTGCCAAGGATTTCTGGTCGGTGGTGCTCTACGACCCGCAGACGCGCTCCGAGCTCCAGACATCCCAGCCCTTCCCCAGCAAGAACAACAAGAAGGACGAGCTCGCGGCGAACCCCGATGGCTCGGTCGATATCTACTTCGGCCCAACCGCACCGCAGGGAAAAGAAGCGAACTGGATCGCGACGGTCCCGAACAAGAGCTGGTTCACGCTCCTCCGCCTCTACGGCCCGCTCGAACCGTGGTTCGACAAGACCTGGCGGCCGGGGGAGATCGAATTGGTGAAGTGAGCAGGGTAATCAACGACCAACCATGGAAAGCAAACGCCATGAAAACAAAAGCTATCGTCGCCGCCGCGCTCGTTGGCGCGCTGGCATTCACGTCCGCTCACGCGCAGACCGCGACGCCGGACAGCGTGAAGACGCGCATCGGCGATCTCAAGTTCGAGCTGGGCTTTCCCACTGGAGAGACGACGCGCAAAGTGTTCGACGAGATCGACTATCAGCGTGCCGTGCAGGCCTATTTGTGGGCCTATCCGGCGGTGTCGTTCGAGTCTCTTCGCATCGGGATAAAACGTGACTTCGGTGCTGATCTCAATGACATGGTCATCGCCGACAACTACTTCGATACCAAGGGCGTCTGGCTCACCGCGAACGACACGACCATCTACGCGATTGCCAATATGGATCTTGGGAAAGATGGCCCGGTGGTGGTTGAGATCCCGCCCGGAGCGATCGTCGGAATGATCGATGACTTCTGGCAGCGATCAATCGCCGACGTCGGCCTGCCCAGCCCGGACGAGGACAAGGGTGGAAAATATCTCCTCCTCCCCCCCCGGCTACAAGGGCGACGCTCCACAGGGCTATCACGTCCTCCAGGGAACGATGAACAACTACAACCTCATGGTCCGCGGCATCGTCGAGAAGGGCGACAAGGAAGCTGCCGTCCAGAACGTCAAGCAGGTCAAGGTCTATCCGCTGAGCGAAAGCGGTAGTCCCAAGCCGAACAAATTCGTCTCCATGTCGGGAAAGGTCTCGGATACGACTCCGCCGATGGGGATGGCGTACTGGGAGCTTCTTTCGGCGTTCATCAACAACAACCCGGTTCAGGAGCGCGACCGCTTCTACATGGCTATGCTCAAGCCGCTGGGCATCGAGAAAGGCAAGCCATTTCAGCCCGACGCCCGGCAGAAGGCGATCCTTGACGAGGCCGCACGAATTGGGGACGCGATGGGCCGCGTGATGCTGTTCGACGGGCCCGAACGTTTCAGCAACACCCACGCGTTTGCCGGCGCTCAATGGCACTGGCTGATTCTGGTGGAGGCGGACCAGGAAACTGAAAGCTACAGCCAGGTGGACGAGCGGCTGCATTACACCTACGGCGCGATTTACACGTCGCCCGCCATCGGCGTGACGAAAGCCGGCCCCGGCTCACAGTATGTCCAGACCTTCAAGGACAAGGCCGGTAATCGTCTTGACGGTGGCAAATCCTACCGGCTGCACGTGCCCGCGGACGTGCCGGCTGAGGCCTTTTGGTCAGTGACGGCTTATGACACCGCAACACGTTCGATGATCCAGAACCCGAGCAATGACGCGGCGCGCTCGTCCTATGACAAGATGAAGTTCAACACCGATGGGTCGATTGATCTCTACTTAGGGCCCAAAGCTCCCGCAGGTCTGGAGAGCAACTGGATCGAGACCGTCCCCGGAAAAGGCTTCTACCCGATGTTCCGCTTCTACACCCCCAAGGCAGGTCTGTTCGACGGGACATGGAAGCTGCCGGACATCGAGCTGGTGAACTGAACCGCGCCGACGCTGGAGAAGGCGGAGTGACCAAACAAACAACCGCTGAAAGGACTTACCATGAAAACGAAATCTATCCTCGCCGCGGCGCTCGTTTGCGCGCTGGGCGCCACAGCCGCTCACGCGCAGACCGCGCCGAAGATGAAGACCGACATCCCGCCGGAGATCACCACACCCGACACCGTCGAGACGCGCCTCGGCACGCTCAAGTTCACCGACGGTTTCCCGGATCAGGCCACGCGGGACAAGGTCTATGACAACCTCGACTTCCAGCGCGGGGTGCAGGCCTTCCTGACCGGCGTCCCCGGCGCTTCGGCAGCCGCCATTCGCGCGGCGATTCGGAAGTTTGGCCCGGACAACCAGACGGTCATCCTCTTCGAGTCTCTGATGGATTCGAAGTCGCTGTTCCTCACCGCCAACACTGAGAACGTCTATGCGTGGAGCTGGCTGAACTTGAAAGACGGCCCCATGGTTCTGGAAACGCCCCCGAACGTACTCGGGATTATTGATGATTTCTGGTTCCGTTACGTCAGCGATTTCGGCAACGCGGGTCCGGACAAGGGCGAGGGCGGCAAGTTCCTCATTCTGCCGCCCGGCTACAAAGGAGACGTCCCCGAGGGCTACCACGTGGCGCGTTCCCCGACCTTCAACAACCTGATTATCATGCGAGGCTTTCTCGTCGATGGCTCACCGACGCCCGCGGCTGAAAGCATCAAGAAGATCTTCCGAATCTACCCACTCGGCAAAGACGCAAGCGCCTCCAAGATGAACTTTGTCAATAGCTCGGGCCGGGAGATGAACAGCATTCACGCGAACAACTTCTCGTTCTTCGAGGAGTTGAACCAGGTGGTGCAGGAAGAGCCGGGCAGCGCGATG
Protein-coding regions in this window:
- a CDS encoding DUF1254 domain-containing protein, giving the protein MKTKAIVAAALVGALAFTSAHAQTATPDSVKTRIGDLKFELGFPTGETTRKVFDEIDYQRAVQAYLWAYPAVSFESLRIGIKRDFGADLNDMVIADNYFDTKGVWLTANDTTIYAIANMDLGKDGPVVVEIPPGAIVGMIDDFWQRSIADVGLPSPDEDKGGKYLLLPPRLQGRRSTGLSRPPGNDEQLQPHGPRHRREGRQGSCRPERQAGQGLSAERKR
- a CDS encoding DUF1254 domain-containing protein translates to MKTKSILAAALVCALGATAAHAQTAPKMKTDIPPEITTPDTVETRLGTLKFTDGFPDQATRDKVYDNLDFQRGVQAFLTGVPGASAAAIRAAIRKFGPDNQTVILFESLMDSKSLFLTANTENVYAWSWLNLKDGPMVLETPPNVLGIIDDFWFRYVSDFGNAGPDKGEGGKFLILPPGYKGDVPEGYHVARSPTFNNLIIMRGFLVDGSPTPAAESIKKIFRIYPLGKDASASKMNFVNSSGREMNSIHANNFSFFEELNQVVQEEPGSAMDLETLGMFAAIGIEKGQPFAPDARMKKILTEAAAVGNATARAITFDFRMKDAYLYPNSAWNTMMSIPGETYQYERDGVRLLDARSYFYYYATGNTPAMSKKMVGAGSQYVMAFKDADGHQLDGGKTYKLHLPPDIPVRDFWSLVVYDNQTRSMLQTDQQFPSMGSQKEGIVINPDTSADIYFGPTAPSGKEGNWVQTVPGKGWNVILRLYGPLEPFFDKTWRPGEIELVK
- a CDS encoding DUF1214 domain-containing protein, encoding MVRGIVEKGDKEAAVQNVKQVKVYPLSESGSPKPNKFVSMSGKVSDTTPPMGMAYWELLSAFINNNPVQERDRFYMAMLKPLGIEKGKPFQPDARQKAILDEAARIGDAMGRVMLFDGPERFSNTHAFAGAQWHWLILVEADQETESYSQVDERLHYTYGAIYTSPAIGVTKAGPGSQYVQTFKDKAGNRLDGGKSYRLHVPADVPAEAFWSVTAYDTATRSMIQNPSNDAARSSYDKMKFNTDGSIDLYLGPKAPAGLESNWIETVPGKGFYPMFRFYTPKAGLFDGTWKLPDIELVN
- a CDS encoding DUF1254 domain-containing protein translates to MKTKTIIAAALVLSSACASDSAWAQEKTPGYNTKIPPEIMTPDTVDTRIGTLKFVDGFPTKETSQKVYDHLDFLRGVEVFLTLMPAASMEAIRRGSVELGATTSSHVIIFDQLMDSNPLFLTGNTDTVYATAMLDLETDGPTVVEIPPDSGPGTVNDAFFRFVVDMGPPGPDKGKGGKYLILPSGYKGEVPAGYFVARSPSHVQWLILRGFLVDGKPDAASKLFREGVKIYPLAKADNPPAMQFINGSTKPFNTIHANTDAFYEELAHVLAKEPVDLFDPELRGLAASIGLRKDKPFAPDARMKAILKDAAAVANATSRAIAFQTRDPEAYLYKNSQWKTLLIGGDYQWLIEGGKGGRNLDARTDYFYQATLNTPAMVAKTPGVGSQYAYANQEKDGNYLDGAKNYKLNIPGKVPAKDFWSVVLYDPQTRSELQTSQPFPSKNNKKDELAANPDGSVDIYFGPTAPQGKEANWIATVPNKSWFTLLRLYGPLEPWFDKTWRPGEIELVK